In Arthrobacter sp. CDRTa11, one DNA window encodes the following:
- a CDS encoding response regulator: MTTVLIVDDEVQILRALQINLNARGYSTATALTGQAALDQAAEHPVDVIILDLGLPDLDGVEVIHRLRRWNSVPIVVLSARHGSDDKIQALDAGADDYVTKPFGMDELLARLRAALRRGTTGEAPVVETDSFTVDLPAQRVTRRGMPVRLTPTEWNILELLIRNTGALVTHEKLLTHVWGPAYIGETAYLRVYLAQLRRKLEADPANPKHLLTETGLGYRFQE, from the coding sequence ATGACCACGGTGCTGATCGTCGATGACGAAGTCCAGATACTGCGAGCCCTGCAGATCAACCTGAACGCAAGAGGGTACTCAACCGCCACGGCGCTCACCGGGCAGGCCGCACTGGACCAGGCAGCCGAACACCCCGTGGACGTCATCATCCTGGACCTGGGACTGCCTGACCTTGACGGGGTGGAGGTAATCCACCGGCTCAGGCGCTGGAACAGCGTGCCCATCGTGGTCCTCTCAGCCAGGCACGGATCCGATGACAAAATACAGGCCCTGGACGCCGGGGCTGATGACTACGTGACCAAGCCTTTTGGCATGGACGAGCTCCTGGCAAGGCTTCGGGCTGCACTGCGCCGCGGGACAACGGGGGAGGCCCCCGTTGTGGAAACCGACAGCTTTACAGTGGACCTGCCCGCGCAACGGGTGACCCGGAGAGGCATGCCGGTCCGGCTGACTCCCACCGAATGGAACATCCTGGAACTTCTGATCAGGAACACTGGCGCCCTCGTCACCCATGAGAAGCTCCTCACGCACGTATGGGGACCGGCCTACATCGGCGAGACAGCCTACCTACGGGTCTATCTTGCCCAGCTGCGGAGAAAGCTTGAAGCGGACCCTGCCAACCCCAAACATCTCCTCACTGAAACCGGGTTGGGTTACCGCTTCCAGGAATAA